Within the Phaseolus vulgaris cultivar G19833 chromosome 9, P. vulgaris v2.0, whole genome shotgun sequence genome, the region AGCAAACTCCTTCCTCTCCTCCACTCGTTCTACCTCGCAGTCTTATCATAATCCAAACTCGGATGGTATCTGTAGAAGACActttgacgctcaagtcagtttAGTATTCGACATTCGATTGTCAGAGTACTGTATATGATGACGTACCTCAATCTTGGAATTTGtcctatttatattattttagtgggTCTTTCTCATTGGGTCAGATTAGGGAACTTAGGTCATGTTTAGAAATACATTACCTAGCTCTTGATTGCTGATTAGCCTCACTAACTCTACTTAAGCATAATTGGGTTTGTGGGGTCGATCGACCTTATGGTCGAGTCCTGTGACATGATGTCGGTCATCTGGATCCTCCCGGTACACTTCCCTCCAGGCTCGAGGGTGGTTGACCCAAAGAGTCTTTGTCCGAGACCGATGTGATGATTGGACTTCCCGAGGCTTGATGTGACGTGGGGCGGCGCGTGACGTGACGTGCATTGATGAGGAATTTTTTGGCGCTATTTGACGAGGACCGTTGGATCAAACGAGATCTAACGGTTAAGATGGATGTGACGCTTCGCCTCCCGAACCCctaggctataaatagtggtCTCAATAGTGTCGAGACAATGCTCTTTTGCTATAATTCACTGCTTTGACATCCGAACATCCCTCGTCCTGTTGTGTTGTTTCATTCATCTTCCaaaaggttagtcatgtcttcctTATCTCGTCCTACATCCTCTTCTTCGACTCCCCCTTCTACTCTTCCCTTTCCTTCGTCTTTTTTTTCATCGTCATCGTCTTCTCCCGACTCCTCCACGACCGTGCCTTTGTCGGTCGGTGCAAACCAGACGTTGCACCCTGTGGAGGACGTCATCAGTGGAGATGATCCGGAAGGTGCCACGACCGGTCGGACTCCCCTGGCCCCCATCCCCCCTTCCGGTGTTTGATTGGATGGATCCAAAGGTGACTAGGATCACCTCCTGCTTTGTGTGCTTTGTGAACTAGACTTCTGTTTCTGAATTTTTGGGGAGGGTTCCAATTATGAAGTCAAATGCCAATCACGGCATTATGATTGTCGAGCCTTGCAAGCTAACGAATACCATGTGTATGGGTCGGCCTCCTATCGAGCgtccatttttcttcttttactcTTGTCTTTTTTCCGATTTGCATGTCTCCCTTCCTTTCGATAACTTCACATTGGGCGTCCTTCATGCACTccacgtggctcccacataGCGTCTCGTGCATTGCCATCAAATCTGCGTCTCAAACTTGGACATCAACATCGCAAAGTTGTTGACGAAGATGGGAGGGAGCTTTGTGAACCAACTCAGGGCTCCTCTTTTTAGCGATGTGGAAAACACTTAGCATATGACCGTGTCATCTGAGGTGTATAAACTCATGTGCGTAGTGTACACATTCATGTGCTCGTTCAGGTCGGTCGTGTCGTCATAGTGATCCCTATTGAAGTATTTCCACTTATCTGACAGTGGTACCCCAATTACAGAATTAGTAAAAGGATGTAGGCGCACCAAGTCCAGGGTTCCGGTCGTGCGGACCGACTTGTTTGGATGGGACTCACCATCCATCTCTTGAGTGAGGACCTTTGAGTGAGTTCCTTGTCCCTGATCTCCTCAGCTGTTTTCGGGTCGGGAGGGGAGGTGAACGATCTACTGACAAGGTTGGTCGGTACAGCAAACGGTCCCCCCTCGACGAACCTCCTCTCCATCTCCTCGTTCTCCTTTTGGAGAGCTAGGATCTCCTCTTCATTCTTCCAGGTAACCTCTtcattcttcctcttcatctcgACCATCTCTCTCTACAGAGACATCAACAATGTCATCTGCTCAGCTTCAGACATTCTCTCACTTATCATGTTGcgggttgataccatctactAACGTTCTTCACACGAATTCTCTCGGCCCACGGTGGAcgccaattgttctcgaacgGGGGTTGGGGCTTAGAGAACTATTGAGACAACTTCTTATTCTCCCTTGGTCAGTCGGTCGGATAACACTTCACTTTTTCTCCAAGCAAGCTTCTTCCTCTTCTCCACCCGTTTTACCTCTCGCTCTTCTCATAACCCATACTCAgatggtacctgcagaagacactcTAACGCTCAAGTCAATTTAGTATTCGACACTAAGTTGTCAGGGTATTGTATATGATAACGTACCTAGATCTTGAaatttgtgttatttatattattttagtagACCTTTCTCATTTGGTTGGATTATGGAACTTGAGTCATGTTTAGAAATACATTATCTAGTTCTTAATTACTGATTAGTCTCACTAAATCTACTTAAACGTAATTGGGTTTGTGAGATTGATCCGTCCAATAATCGAACTCCATCACATGATGTCGGTTATTCGGATCTCCCCGTACATTTTTCATTTAGTTAAACAAAAacacatttatttaaaaaataatgtttgtttcacacttttatttttctccCATTTCTACCTTACAAtcatttcaataataaaatattatatttaactaataaaactaaaataaaattatgattttcCAACTCATGAGATTCAAGTCTCCTCCACCTTATATTAAGGTTTTGATGTCACCCTCCTCCCCTCTCTTTCTATCCCCAACCCCCTTCCCATATGTCTCTCACCGTCAACTCTCTTTCCACTCAGAATCGCACCGCCAAGCACCCTCTCCAGGTTTCTAACTACTTCTGTAACTGTTTTCTGTTACTTTGTTGCACTCATGCTATGTATATTTCATCCTTTTCAcaatatcattttctttctctgttCAAAACAGAACCCATTActtgtttcattttattttgttttccatCAATAATTTTGTTACATAAAAACCGTAATAGTGTAAAACTTGGAACAGTTTTATGTTTTTATGGAACAATTAATACtcgaaaaaataatttttataaaataacaaaactcTTGTATCGACTCCAAAAGTTACAGTGTAATCCCGAACTTTCTTCAACCTTTTCCGCTGCTTTCCACTGAAAATGCATAATCCTTTTGCAGTTGAGTTCTCTTGATTCTCTCCATACCTAACATTTCTCTTCGTTCGTCTATTTATCATGCGTCAAACCCacatttgatgttttttttttaatcttgcCCTTCCAAAACTGATGTGTGTAATTTGATCTAACTTTTGAATAAAGCAATATTTTTCTTAGAGTTACTGATCGTTGAAGAATTCATTTGTATGCTTCTGTTGATCACATATAAATCTAGGGAATCAAGTGTGTTTCTAAGTTGGGTAATGAAAGTTTTAACCAACTATTGTGTTTTTGAGAGTGTACTTCGTGTGAGAGAGAACACCAGAATGAGAATGTATGGGACAGATAGTGACGGTGTAGAGTGGTTGTGAAAGAGAGTTTCTGAACTGGAAGAATAACCCCTATAAATGAGAAAGTTCAATAAGGTTTTGGAGGCAATCTTTTGTCTGAGTGTTGAGAAACATACAAGAAAAAATCCAGAAACTCATTGAATCCCCTCGAGCCATTCGGTTTatactatataatatatatttgctACAATTAATTTGGTTTtgttcctactagggagatgagacctagagaactattgaagtcttcttctccttccttcggtcgggcaggtgacTGGGTGATGAACTGTGGTTCTTCTCGTCCTCTTGCTTATCCTTCGGTACTCGGCACTCGGTCATCGGACGAATCACCGGATGgtgggtacctgcgaaggcactccgacgctcaagtcagtaaagcgggtggtcagctcagtaataaatgacataccttactccttggaatgcgcgctatttatattattctaatgggcctaccttgttgggcccgcttatcgaggtggataccgcttagggttgcattacctaattcttgatgatggattaagttcactgatcttggtttgagcgttagcTGTAGTAGGGGTCGGCCGTCGGCCAAGTTCCCATGGTgtgggtcggccatcggccaaattccACTGGTCTTGGTCGAGTCTTATAAGGTCttggccaagtcttctaaggtctcggcctctcggcctttcgaccaagtcttctaaggtctcggtctctcagcctctcggccaagtcttctaaggtctcggtcTCTCGACCtttcggccaagtcttctaaggtctcggtctctcggcctctcggccaagtcttctaatgTTTCAGCCAAGCTCCCCTGGTCTCGGTCATGTGGACTCGGCCACGGGCAGCCAGGTGGACCTCGGCCTCGCCCATACCGGTACAGGTTTATTCAAGGATGTTATGTTAACTCGTCAGACATTCTCAATGATTCAAGGAGTGAGCACTAAATCTTGTTACCTGGTAGAAAGTGAAGAATTTTTGCATAAAAATGACCCATGAACCTTTTGCTTActttgattcttttttttttctttgattgtCAGGTTGCGAAGCGCTTAGAGAAGTTCCAGAGATCTAAGGAAGCATTGATCAGCCAGAAAGATGGAATCATAAACCTTGGACGAGGCTTTCCCAACTTTGATGGTCCAGAGTTTATAAAGGAAGCAGCAATTCAAGCAATAAGGGATGGGAAAAATCAGTATGCACAAGGCTTTGGAGTTCCGGAGTTAAACATTGCTATTGCTGATAGATTTAGGAAAGAAACTGGATTAGTGGTAGACCCTGATAATAAAGTTACTGTCACAAATGGGTGCTTAGAAGCAATTTCTGCAACTGTTTTAGGATTAATAAATCCTGGTGATGAGGTTATCCTGTTTTCTCCTTTATATGATTGTTATGAAGGCAATTTAGCCATGGCTGGTGCAAAAATAATAAGCATCCCTTTGCAACCTCCAGACTTTGCTATCCCGATTGAAAAGTTGAAGTTAACCGTGTCAAGGAGTACACGTGCCATTGTTATAAATACTCCTCACAACCCTACGGGAAAGATGTTCTCTCTAGAGGAACTCAATGACATTGCATCCCTTTGCATTGAGAATGATGTTCTAGTTTTTGCTGATGAAGTTTATCATAAGTTGACATTTGATATGGAGCACATTTCAATAGCTTCTTTGCCTGGAATGTTTGAAAGGACCGTGACAATGAACTCATTGGCAAAGACATTTAGCTTAACAGGATGGAAGATTGGTTGGGCCGTAGCACCCTCACACCTGACATGGGGACTGCGACTGGCACATTCTTTCATCACTTTCTCAAACGCCACTCCTTTGCAGTGTGCAGCTGCAGTAGCTCTTAGAGCGCCAGACTCTTACTATGTGGAGCTGAAGAGGGATTATATGGCAAAGAGGGCTATTTTGGTGGAAGGATTAAAGGCCGTTGGCTTTAAGGTATTCCCACCCAACGGAACATTCTTTGTTTTAGCTGATCATACCCCTTTTGGATTGGAAAATGATGTTGCATTTTGTGAATATCTGCTTAAGGAGGTGGGGGTGCTGGCAATCCCTTGCAGTGTGTTTAGCTTCAATCCAGAAGAGGGAAAGAATCTAGTCAGATTTGTTTTCTGCAAGGATGATGAAACTCTTAGGGTCGCGGTTGAGAGGATGAAGGAGAAACTTAGAAAATGATCTCAATGCTTGATCAAGTCCTCTATATATTGGATTTTCAACCATATCTAGCCATTGCCAACATCTTGTTTGCATGTTCTTCTTCCCAAGATTCATGATCTTTTTATGTGTTGAGTTTTTAATTCTGGGGACTGTGGAGTGGAAAATAGAACTTTACACCTCCTAATGTCCCAAGTTTCTTATATTACCAAACAAATGTTTGGTTAATAATGTGTTTACTGTGTCAAGGTATCATGGTCCAATGTGGGAATAAAAGCAAAGTTTGAATCTCTATATATTTGGTGTCTGCCTTGGTTATAAATGATTGATAGGTTGACActctaaatataaaaaacattcaTTAACAGCGGGTGGTGAATTGTTGACacttaattaatgaaaaatattcacTTAACACTACAAAACTAAGTAACATTTACATGACaacttattataataatattttatattaaatatagatAGATGAATGTCTTTCACTATTTAATGTCGAACTGTCACCATCCTTTATAAAACCATTGTCTCAAATTATATACTAAaagtaatttagaaaaaaaaagtattcctTCATCTAATAGAGTActtatactttaaaaaaataaaacttaatctTTGTTTGGATATGACGTACTCTTACGTGGAATGGATTAGAGTGATTTGAATGAAAATTTTGGGTTTGGATTGAGTTGATTTTGAATGATAGATTTGAAGGAAGATTTCTTTGTTGAATGGGTGAGAAAGGATGAAAAAGTCAAATTCACATGTTACTTGCAAAAACTGATATCGCCTTAATAGAATAATGGTTTGGTCAATttcttctattattattataagttaTGTGTTAATGCATAGTTGATTATGTGAAATAGACATCATATGTAATAGATTAAGTCaaataatataatcaattaaatgtgtttttttacTGGGATGTTGTCTATTAACATAAAGGTTCACACAAGTTCCTCTGTGTCAAAATGTACCCAAATTCCTCTCTCttacaataaaaaaacagcTTATTATGGATTTCAAACTCGATCAAAATAAATGAGTGTGTTTATTACTTTTCATTGTTCTACTTCTATTTATATGaacttcaaaaaaattattactatattttttGGTTTACAGTATTAATTCACATTATTTAAaccaatattattatattttaaaatataaattatcacTATAATAAAGGTAACTTTGTCTTTaccaaaaaattataatttttctcttttcttttttctcaagCAAATATTTCACtgtattttttctcttttcattttaattcatttaatctaaataatattacttttcatttaattttttttctttcctttttattcttattttaaatttgaagttttatttgtagaaaatattttaaatttggaagtttatccaaaaaaaattatcacatGGACAACGACTTTAAAATAgatgttttttaaatttgttatttcttttttatcgAAGTAAAGAAGCCCAAAAGTGGAAAATAACTTTCTTAAGACTTTGTAAGACGTTTAGTTATACActgatttttatttatgaaatattcataaaattatattttaaactacaaagaaaatttaataatcctaacatacatttttttaaactaccaaatacaatatttttttcactggagctaaaaaaaaacaaaatgcaCTTATAGAATTCTGTTTTTAGTTAAAATGTGATTGCAAAATTTTagaaactttattattttagtgaaaaaaattagtagtcaaatattttgaaaaccaaattataaaatatttactttttatatttaaatattaaaaatagtgaTTGAACTTATACTTTCagtctatattttattttaatgtagttagtgtttaaaataattttatgtaatccttgaaaaattatttataaattaaaagagatCTATGTTACTtaactttttcataaaaaaaattgtctaaCTCATGATACATGTTACAGTGAGCGTGTGAGTGAGAGAGGGAGAGATATATTATAGCAGTAAAGAGTGTTAATTACTATTTAACACATATACATTACATCCGTATTTATACATAGGATTGATATACAAATGGTTACATTTATATTCCCTTAACATCCCTTTCATatactaattatatttattttaattttttaattgatactTCACGTcaattattagaaaataataacattttataatataaatgatatcaattttaacatataatcaatttatatatctattaaaaataaaaatattttataatatataaataattacaaatcttatattataaattaattttataaaattgagttaaatttaaaatttatattttaatattttcattttctttttcttctttgataCTGTGACAACATTGACACCATTTAATCATTTAGATCCTAAAGTCCTCAATCTATATCTCATTGGTTTACTCAAATATTCTCACCACAAATGCCAATATCTTTTCGAATCTGCTCACgaccatgattttttttttttaatttggtcaTAAACTAAACgaccatgattttttttttttaatttggtcaTAAGCTAAACAAACACTCTATTGCAAACAAAGTTTGTGATGACGTAAACATggttttcattttaatttaagaaTTCTAGATAGCGTATAACATTGTCTTTGAATTACCAAATACTATCCATagatgatttaaaaaaaaaaatatgttgtagTTTCAAAATTACCAAATGCTCTTACAGATATTAAGCGAACtagaattcagttttttttaactaaaaagtaGTTGCACAAATTTTAGAAGGTTTATTTTTACTTAGAGTATTAGCtgtaatattaaaaatcaattttcagaattttttttacagCTGTGCAGAGGTTTGTATAAATAAATTAccaaaatactaataattattcTTAAAATCTAAGCTTAGtgagaaaatattaatattaaaatattttcagaatcactttttgaaaatatttttttgtattgtgCTTATACTGTCAgtatatgatatttttattttgacataattaatacttcattctattttataaaattattgaagtattatttataaattaaaaaatatctgtGTTAACCACTTGGACTTGCCCGTAAAAGTGTATTACTCAAAAtaagtttgtattttttttatatagccAAAGTAGTTTGTTTAGGAAAagaacaaataattattttttcgttTAAGGCAACAcgtttttcttatttaaataattttataataagatTAATAGGATAGAAAAATCtgaaattctttttctaacaaattatagctttgtattttattttttttagaattttttttaatgtttctttttataaacatgcctttttatattttcttacatttaaaaaaaattacaacttcttaaatattttattttcttttacatatAATGTAAAACAATCTAATGTAATGAAACATGCATTTTAAAACTTTCAAATTTACtggtatatattattttattataatttcaaaaagtatttcttaaaatattattttaactattaTGACTGTAAAATATTGATTCAGtaaaaataagtataatttttaaaataactatcatacaaatttatttatttagcattgatgaaaaatatgatattgaaaataaagtaaaaaaataataatttaaagtaattattttgataacgtaagagataaaatattttaataaaatttattttttaatttttcactcaTTAAGATGTGTTTATGATATTAAACAATGTACAAATATACTCCTTGTCTTTGAGACTTATAGATAAAAGATGGAATGAGATAATTAACTTATGAGAGTggttcaattttattgtttgaTTATCAATAATAcggatgaataaaaaaatataaatggatAAGTTGTATTTGGaagttcaatttaaaaaatgaagaaattcAATTTTGGGTGAAACATGTACAAagttactaaaaaaaaatctgacACTATTAGCTATAATTATCTTTACTTCCAtcattttaatactttttttattatatagaaGGATGAGACACTAACcagttgaataattattttctcatacgttctttgttttttcttttctacaCTCCCTAATCTTAAGTTTCGGCTCATG harbors:
- the LOC137821620 gene encoding uncharacterized protein, with product MSLTVNSLSTQNRTAKHPLQVAKRLEKFQRSKEALISQKDGIINLGRGFPNFDGPEFIKEAAIQAIRDGKNQYAQGFGVPELNIAIADRFRKETGLVVDPDNKVTVTNGCLEAISATVLGLINPGDEVILFSPLYDCYEGNLAMAGAKIISIPLQPPDFAIPIEKLKLTVSRSTRAIVINTPHNPTGKMFSLEELNDIASLCIENDVLVFADEVYHKLTFDMEHISIASLPGMFERTVTMNSLAKTFSLTGWKIGWAVAPSHLTWGLRLAHSFITFSNATPLQCAAAVALRAPDSYYVELKRDYMAKRAILVEGLKAVGFKVFPPNGTFFVLADHTPFGLENDVAFCEYLLKEVGVLAIPCSVFSFNPEEGKNLVRFVFCKDDETLRVAVERMKEKLRK